aagcaatttgtagcaaattaattttttcttgtacaCGCAAATTACTTGGAATTTCTTGCTCGTCCTGGATTTCGTAATCCACTTTCATTTATCGAATCATAACGTAAGGAATAAATTATATTACACACtatgattaaaatatatttgaaaaaaacaattattatataattacatATTAGAACGATTGAAATTCAGTAATAATTATTACTGGCAGGCACTATTACAaaaaaccgaaaaataaaattttgttccaaaaaggtcgatgtcatttttttaagataaagtattttgttaatgtAAGCAGCAAAAATCCATGAAGTTTTCAAATCTCTGTACAATTCAGTAAAGAACGCCTACATCTACGAGGGCTACCTTGAACCCCAGCACCTTTGCAACACATATAAGAACGTTCTAATTAGGCTCGGTATCTCAGGATAGGGTAAAAGGAGCCATATAGCGCGAAGGACGGTCACGAGATAATTGGGATAAAAATCTCAGTAATAGAATTCCAATCTCTGTTGTTTACGTACGATTTTTGCTTTTCCTCCTTCAAAATCAACACCCTTATTTAACTTCCGGACTGAATAACTCACCAAACGCGTGAAAAcggtaaaagtattgtccaaacgTCTCGTTGGACGAACATTTTACCTCTCAGGTTCCCCACCACGGTTAAAAAGACCCGTGGCCAGGACCCGATAGGAACAAAGTTTAGAGGTCTAGGCgaattgattgattgaaaattggcgGAAATATCCATTTTACAAGAAAGCATGCGACGCCACCAACGACAATCAGTGACAATCATGatctggaaattttcaaaaatctcccTTTAATAGCGAAGAACAAATGTCTCACTGAAAGTTAACTCTAAAGTTCCCTCCATACATTTTGTCGGCGAAACTGAAAAAGCGGGGTTACCGGCCCTtctcaatttgcaattaaatattattaaacaataggtgatttttaatttttctctagttTTTTGGCATCGCAGCTTATCTGATGAAAAACAGGAAATAGAACAAAGTACCGTCCCTTCATTCTCTATaagcttaaatttaaaacaaaattaattttgtgacttACTGTAAGTTTGCGCAAGGTACAGCATCTTTCTCGCTTTTGTTAGATTCATTTATAATGATAaactattttccttaaaaacttattttaaattagtttttttgggatagtgcgccattttttattttaatcaacaaCATGCCAAACTTCGCCACCTAAAAAGCTCTCAAAACAGTAGAAATAGcgtgattttttacgaaaatatggcaataatagggaaataaactcttttaaacgaaattaatgcatgaataacataataataacataataataacatgaaatttcaacaaaaaagttcatttttaatcaagaaaaatgattttgaaaccaaatagttgtatttttaaaaaagaaatgaatgtcacaccaaatagttaaactttcaagcagaagagatcaattttctacaaaatagttgaatttttaaccaaaaatggtatagtttatatttccacaaagaagagtttaatttttaattcaaaacattcgACCGGAaactaagaattttcaaagaaaaatgtaatagttgatatttcaaacaacaattattttaattttaaataaagaacagttGAGTTCCATAAGAAAATACGAATTGTCAACTAATTTCAACTAAAGGTTTGAACTTTTAACTCAAACAGGTAACACATCCAcacgaaacaaaattttaactagaaaatattaatttaaagacaaaaagttGGAAGAGCTTAGGGTGCGGAAGGAAAGGGCAAACAATAGGcttgagaaggtggagggcaggtcggaaATATAAATAGGTGACAGGGGAAGGGCGAGAAGAACGTTATTTAGGGAAGGGTAGAtaatatgatagaagagaaaatgggcgagcgtaggaatgaaaaggaggagagagtggatagggaaaggataagggcaatggagttgagaatagAGAGAAAAGAGAAAGTAGACAGGAGAAATTATATGGTGAAANNNNNNNNNNNNNNNNNNNNNNNNNNNNNNNNNNNNNNNNNNNNNNNNNNNNNNNNNNNNNNNNNNNNNNNNNNNNNNNNNNNNNNNNNNNNNNNNNNNNGGAATGGAGAATTGACAGGAAAGGGTTGTGCTtcaaaagaaaatcgaaggataagataataaataaggaagGGGAGCTTTTAAGAGACTGGATGACGGATAGAGGCTGGGCTTTGACGAATGGTATGATAATAGGGGATGAAGAGGAAGAGTATAAATATATAAGCAAGGTAGAGGTATCGGTGATGAGACTATGTAGTCATGAATATGCTAGAGTGAGAGGAGACGGAGAGATCCGCAGTGGAAGGAAGGATAGAATCAGACCATCCGCCATTAGGGTTTTTGATAAGGGGGGGGGGTAGAATGGTGGAAGGCACGGTCGAGAAGAAGTATCGTTGGGGGAGAGGTTGATCTGGACAAGGGAGGCGATAGAGTAGTATCAGGAGCAGTTATAGAAGGTACCCTTTGAAGTGAAATCGGTAGAAGAAATATGGGAGGATttggaagagaaaattaaagggtgtgtgcaaaagaagatATTCAAGAAGAAGAGGAAAGGAATGGTAACACCGTGATGGGATAGGGAATATAGAAATATGGAAAGGAAGGTAAGTAGGAAGTGCAAAAAGTGGAAATAGGGAACTGCGAAAAgtgaggagtacgtagaaatgagaaagaatttcagatttttgtgtAAGAATAAAGAACAGGACAAGAAGACATATCTGGAAGATAAGTTAAGAAATGTAAAGACAGTAGAGATGGAGAGGTTGAATGGAGAGGAGATAGAGACACAGAAAGGGAAGTTAAGAAAGGCCAAAGCCAGCAGGGCTGGACGAGATAGAGAACGGAGCGTGGCTGTTTAGTTCACAAAAGTTTAGGAAGAGGCTGAAGGAGGTAGCGAAGAAAGTATGGAGAGATGAAAGATTCCCAGGAGGGTGGAGAAAGGGCCTAATAgtgccactgtataagaaaggaaATAGTAATAGGCAGGATAATTACAGAtggattacgctaatgaatacggcgtacaaagtatacgcgatggtgttggctgAGTGGCTGTagaaggatgttgaggggaaatgaatattgccggagacgcaggcagGCTTTAGGGCGAGTGGGAGCACTACCGACAATATTTACGTTCATAAAGGCACGTGGGGGTAGAGAACTAGCGAAAAAGAGTTCAAAAATGTACGCGTTTTATCTGGATCTTAAAGGAGCATTTCCTTCGGTGGATATGgagagaggcctgatcgagaggcTAAGGGACGTATATGAAGAGACTTAAGATTAATTAAtagcggatatggaaagtaagctagcgacAGAAGTGGTAGTAGGAGTTAGGATAGGGTGGGTTAGGGTATGTTCACTCACATATGCAGATGATATGGTGCTGCTAGCAAAAAGCGAGGAGGCCTTAAAAGAGAtaatgaagaggttgagaagatacctTGATAAGAATATGCTGGAGCCTAATGCGGAAAAGTCAAAGGTTAcagtgttcaggaaaggaggtggaagGCATAAGAGagggaagtggaagggaaagaTGGTGTAGGAGATGAAAGAGTTtatgtacctgggcttcctgtttcgtaCGAATGGgcgagtggatggtcatataaaagagagagtgagagaagggcaaatgtagtgatgaggcaggtgtggggttGGGAAAgaagttgttcgcagatgattttggaaggaaaatgaaatttttttagtcgataataatgagtgtcttattttatggatTGTCAGGAGAGAGACAGGGAGAACAAGTTTAGGTATTATAATGggaagtcgagcgtgtaaatatgaggagaaatttttagaagagggtGCAAGTAAGCTCAGGTTAGAAGGTTTTGGTTGGAGAAGAATAACAGGAGAGGGGATGGGAAGATGAAGGTTAAAAGGGAAAGgtgttttagaacgaatggattgcagatggatgaagtgaaaaGGATGAACGAGGAGAGAAGGTATATGAGATTGTTAAGAAAAACGGCATGGAGAGAGAGAAGACAGATAGGAGACCATAAGAGAGTCAAGGTGTAACTGGAACTGTGGGTGTattatgccaagggagaaagCGCAATAtctgtgtgagaaaggagagagaAGAAGTCAGGAGCTTATAGCGAGTATGAGGTGCGGATGCGTGTCAGGTTTTAATAGGTtgtggctttctagagagaagaagATGTGTGAATTGTGTGGAAAGGAGATGCAAAAGTGAAGCACTGATTGGAGTAATGTAAGGAGGTATAAAGGAGTGGGATAATTATAGAGGTATTCTTGCATGAAGGGGGGCGAAGGGCATTAGCATAGGGGAAGGGGTTGTTGAGTAAGAtgcagaagaagagaaggaaggaggaaaggagaaggaaagattgtaaataggaggaagtaggtgtaagaaaattttaaatattgtaaacaggagaaaagtattaggtattagcctGGAAGGCAGAAGTTGGGAATGCGAGGCAAAACGAGTAAGTAGGGACATGCCtgcgaggcgaggcgaagcgAGAAAGGCAAGACTATAAGAGCGAGCGGTGTTACAATTagagataaggtgtggatggatgttggtttttttcaaccaataatacaaaagttaatttttaggttaaaaatatatacttttcgaaaggaagagaacaaatttttaacaaaatagaaaattttgaaccagaggggatttttcaactaataaaattaatttaaataatagtataaatagttcaactttcaaccaacaaaaaaatattcaccaaaaaaaaaagctttaaaataaattttaatgtccaaacaaaaagattatttttgaataataagctttatttttatgaaggaagttgaattttcaatcaaaatgattaaatttgtaccaaagaGTAAACAAGGAGAATTTGTAAGACAAAAATAGGAAATGCAGGGGAAAGACTGTAATCCCTGTAATGGTATTTATgtcttattataaactttttaaataatgcttttaaaaatgtaaataattctcACAAGTACAACAATTTATACATGTTTCTTTTATATGAGTGGTTCAAAATAAAGGATTTATTTACAGTTTTCCTACTTTCTGCAATAATTCGTTTAATATTATGTATTCCTAGACTAATCTTTCTGTAATTATTATCACATATTAATTTGTGTAATAATTTCCTGTaaaggtgaaaaaattataagtaatccattatataaaaattataatatgccTATACTAACACtaaatttcctatattttttaaGGAGTACTTAGGATTAGAGACTTATATtacgtacacggagaaaaatttcaaaagattaattaaattaaattttaatcatattttgaaAAGCGCTTGTAAAATAAGGCTacattaaatcaaacaaatatgtTGAAGTTACGAAGCGAAagcatttatgaaaattcaagttgACTAAACGACTTAAAATCAATTCAGTGGCTCAGGGCGACTGCTAACAGTCTACGTTCTTCTTGCTAATGCTTTGTTATCATTTGTTTTGCGAACGACATAATCACCGGTTATACGCGACCATTTGTTGGTAGGCAGTTGGCAAAGACTTTTACTTTGGCCAATCCGCGAAGTTCGCCGGCAGTTCGCAACAGACGCTCTAGTTTCGATAAAAGGCCATTGGGCAATCGATAATGACCGAGGCGAAGTTAATGCGAACGGCTACCTGAGAACAATTTCGTACGCTCAACGTCATTCTTTCAATTTATGTATCAAACACAAATCCCGACTCCCGCCAacaaataatctcaaaatataatGGTTTATAGATACTTTTTTCAACCCagagcaaatgtaaaaaaatatgtcaaaaactCAGTCTTGTGGAAGGAAATGACTGGTTTCATTATTGACCGAATCTTATGTTTTATAATcgtattttatttatacaaaaattgtattataatttgAGTTGTCTTTTCTTaaacctaataacattttttctcttctttctcTGGTTTAGATCTCATTTCCTACCAGATCGTCGGTAGCCACAATTACACTGTGGAAGTGAATAGATCGTCAATGCTGATCTCATGTTTTGGTAACGAGTTTGGCATCTTTGTCTTTCAGGTCAATCACAACctgcaaaattcgtttttcattttttaaatttccaaactcgTTTCAAtcttcatattttaatatttcttggcTAATTGATtgatttactcaaaaaaaaaaataaataaacaataaattaattagaattatcCGGATCATTAACTTCGAGAATTGATTAAAGCAGTTGTTCGTTATCCTAAAATCATTTTCTGgccaaacaaaaaatagtttacctTTCCACAAGATTTCTTATCAATAACTGCCTTCATCGCGTCATTAATTTTGTAAAGACCAGCTATTAACGAGCATGATGGCTTGATAAGTCCCTCTTCGAAGTATGATAGGGCGTCCTCGCCAGCTTGGCTAATAAACAATATAATGCAGAATATAATAGTACCTAAGAATAAAAAGGCGTTACAGGGTATACAAAATTACAGACCATGCATCTTACCGATATAATTCACGGTTATTCTTCCTATACTCTCGAAGGTTGATTCCCGTGACGCTGAAACCACTCTCCTTATTATCAGCCTGCGATTCGTCTTTCGTTTCGGCAATACCAGCAATGACTACCTTTCCTTTCAACGAAACTTGCAATTGAGTGCTTGTATTCATTATATtagcaataataaattaaacacaaTCAAACGTTAAAGCTCACCTTCGCGTGATAAGTACTGGACTACAGTTGCAAAATTATCATCTCTCAACATATCTTTTGATAGTGTTTTGGTTTGATAAATATTGGTAAAGCtacaaagataattaaaaattacattttggcCGCATTTTTTCATACTTGAGAATTATTCgtgctgaaaattttaattaaataagaaacaaaagCAAACTCaccagtttaacatttttttgaaacgttCACCATCGTCCCCCTCAAAGATGCCTTTGATATCTAATTCACCAGCGATCTCTTCAATCTgcttaatcaattttttctcgCTGTACTTAAATGCAGCGAAAGCTCCTTTTTCTTCTCTAACCATAGTCGCTGTTTCTTCACTAGCACAAATTGCAATCGCCTGAAAGAAAATGGAATGAATAAAATGTTCGTAATATTAGAAATATAACGTCAGTGATTTTGAGATCAAAACCTTGGCTCTATAAACATTTGTAGCAACATCGACTGCAGCAAGACCAGCGCCTCTTAATCCAACATTAATCAAAGTTGTATCATGTTCTTCCAGGGCTCCACAATTTTCGAACCCTATTAAAGCAGTCATGTAATTTGCGAGTAGAGTAACAGCGTCTATCGATTTCACCGAAGATGGTAATTTCCAAATATCCTGGAATGGCATGAAATACGAAGCGTGTtagtaattcatctttttcgagtTCTACTTGAGGTTGTATTTGTGTGGGTATTTTATATCAAGAAACTCACGCCGACTTCGACTACACATTGCTCGGCAAAACCACTAAAGCGTTCTTTATTTAAAGCAACCACTTTGTCACCGACTTTGTAGCCAGTTTTCTCAGCCTCTGGTCCGACTTGAATAAGCTTTCCAGCTAGTTCGAATCCAAGAACAAGAGGTGGGTTGAGTTCAGACTTGTACGAGTTTTCACTGAGAAGTACGTCTGGACCGTTACAGGCACAATAATTTACGTCGATAAGTACCTATGCAAATTTCGTAACTTGTAGTGACTTTAATAGCTAGacaaaatctttcataattaatcataaaattgtaagtttaaattatgcaaaatcaATAAACACAACtctattaaatcatttatttcccCGAAAGAATTTCTTCATTTGACTGTAGGTGAtgttgttaaaattaaagaaaaaaagttacataacttataaataatatatctttcaatacattgattatttttgcatttgaaattttattgataaagcaCAAAGCTGATTTaactttagaattttgta
This Belonocnema kinseyi isolate 2016_QV_RU_SX_M_011 chromosome 3, B_treatae_v1, whole genome shotgun sequence DNA region includes the following protein-coding sequences:
- the LOC117169068 gene encoding quinone oxidoreductase-like protein 2, encoding MSVLGRPFISRFCVTCIKKSMPSVATARFSGKLAHNNKDVEDSLTAIPEPIPGMIQSAVLKKYSAPLVIENIPAPKNLKPNEVLIDVNYCACNGPDVLLSENSYKSELNPPLVLGFELAGKLIQVGPEAEKTGYKVGDKVVALNKERFSGFAEQCVVEVGDIWKLPSSVKSIDAVTLLANYMTALIGFENCGALEEHDTTLINVGLRGAGLAAVDVATNVYRAKAIAICASEETATMVREEKGAFAAFKYSEKKLIKQIEEIAGELDIKGIFEGDDGERFKKMLNCFTNIYQTKTLSKDMLRDDNFATVVQYLSREGKVVIAGIAETKDESQADNKESGFSVTGINLREYRKNNRELYRQAGEDALSYFEEGLIKPSCSLIAGLYKINDAMKAVIDKKSCGKVVIDLKDKDAKLVTKT